AATCATAGATCTGAGATCTTAATTTTATGATTTGGAGTCTGTGACTTTTAACAATGGTCTGAAAGACGCATGGGTTATATATAATGGACTTGTAAACCTTgcattttgaaattcataaatCTTTAAGTTTCTTCACACTTGTAATTCATAGTGAAATACGATGTGAATTCATAGTTTGCAAATTTAGAATTTATTAGTCTTTAATTTAAAGTGGGTCAAATGTCTCCTCAGATAGAAGCATAGGACAGAAAGCAAAGCCAAGAAATTTTCAGAACTAAAAATGTCTGGCAGAGGAGGTGATGAAAGCTTTAGTTGCACATTGAAAACTTAAGTCCAATCTCTTGCCACCAGATTTGTGTATTTATCATTCACATCTGTCTGTCATCTCTATGGCATGTATCTATCTTGGAATGCCTAACACCACAGTAGGGAGTAGGGCCCCAAGGGTTGTAGTGCATTGGGCGCCTAAGTGGTTTACTCCAACAGAGTTTATGTCACTAAACCTATGGTTGCTGTCACGATTCAGTGTATTACCCCTTTGAACCCTAAAAGATCTCAAATTATGCTCTATGGGTCTCATACCCCTTTGAACCGTAAAAGACCTCGAATTATGTTCTATGGGTCTCATACCCCTTTGAACCATAAAAGATCTCGAATTATGCTCTATGGGTTTCATACCCCTTTGAACCGTAAAAGATCTCGAATTATGCTCTATGGGTCTCAGGAGTGAGGGGCACACGCCGGTTGAAAATAATCACTTACCTtgaaaaagagttgaaaaaagAACACGACACAGTAGGATTTGATAAACTTCAGGTACATAAGAGTCGGCATTTGTTAAGGGTCACTACTAGGTGGGGTGGGGTAATGAGGATTTGatccaaaagtttttttttttttccattatcaataaaaaaaagatagaaactaaccctcaaaaacaagaaaaataaggcCTATCTAGCAACTGACATACACAACTTTCTATTTACACAAACCAGAAAATTTGTCAGACGAGCACAAAGATTTAAAATAGGGCAACATTCTTGGTCTGGACCAAGTTTCAAGGGACActatctttttatatatatatatatatattatatatatatgagggaGAGAGTCCCAggcttattatatatatatatatatatgagggaGAGGGGAAAGAGGATGGTCCCAGGCTTCCATCCTGATGAACGGTTTAATGAGCAATGTCGTAAGCAAAGAAGGCTGACACAAAAATAAAGTCGCAGGCAAGAGAAGACAAGAAGGCCACAAGCAGAGCTCAGCCAGAGGAGTCGCCGTCAAATACCTGAAGCCATCCAGTCAGACGTACCTTAGTCCCTTAATTGAGAGGGGGAAGATAGGGAACCGGAAGCGGCCGAGCATAGATTGGGCCCAGCGGCGATCCACTTCCCCCGCACACCATCGCTCTCACTGCGACCCCTGAAGGGCCGAACATGATACTCAGAGGCCGTCTTTCCTGtcctttttgtctttcatttttcccGAGACAATTTCAGGAAAGATACAGCTCCAGACCTCCCTTCCTCCATCAGTCCACCACCAGGAATCAGCCAAACTGTAAGGCTCTCTCCGCTAATCATCATTAATGATAATACACCATTACTCGACCTTTGTTCTGCTGggatcattcaccaaacaaGCGGACGAACGGTGGCAATCTCTCATACTCTCTCTCCTTTTCGTCATcgccgtcgtcgtcgtcgtcttCTGATATCGTCTTCGGCATTGTCGTCGCCgttgtactctctctctctctctctctctgatacTCCGACAAACTCCGCGTCCTCCgttcccctctttttctcttaaaagaGTTGGGGGTTGTTGGGAGGCTCGACATGTTTCTTTGTTAATTGTGGGTGGTTTTGGCGTTGGgattttccccttctttttcgTATTGGTGGGGGCTTGGGAGCGATTGTTCTGGAGTTCGCGAAGGGTGTTGGTGAATCGTACTATTAGGGTTTTTGTTCTGAATCTTCCTGGACTGTGTGGGTTGTGGTTTGGGATGTCGGTTGCCTAGGGTTTAGAGTTGGTCCGTTTTGTTGGATGGGAGAGACGACGATGACGTCAACAAACGGAGGTCAGGGGCCTCTAACGAGGCAGGGTTCCTTGTATAATCTGACGTTGGATGAGGTCCAGAACCATTTGGGAGAACTTGGGAAGCCGTTGATGAGCATGAATTTGGAAGAGTTCTTAAGGACGATAACGTCTGCAGAAGAGAGCCTGGGTGCCAACGCCGTGGATGCTGCAGATCCCGCTCAGTTTATCTCTTCTACTGCGGTTTCCGAAATTCAGAGGCAACCCAGTTTTTTGTTGAACCAAGACTTAGGAAACAAGACTGTCGACGACATTTGGAGAGAAATTCAGCAGGTTCAGGGAAAGATCCCGCCGGAGGAAGGGAAGGTTCAACGGCAGCCGACGCTGGGAGAGATGACGCTTGAAGATTTCTTGTTCCGGGCGGGTGCTTTAAGCCAAAACTCGGATCCTTCTCTTGCTCCCCCGGCAATGCCGCTGATGCCGGTTGAAGTGATGCCTGTTCCTCAGCAGGATTGGATAGAATATCAGCTTGCCAATGCAACTGCCGTCGCGGCTTCATGTTCATCTTCAGCTCCGCCTCCACCGCATCAGAATTTGACAGGCATGTATATGCCTGGCTTTGGGGTGGGCGTCAGCAGTCCGGTTTTGGATGTTGGGTACATGGAGAATCCGATGACAGCATCTTCACCGCTCATGGCCATGCCCCTAGAGAATGTAGACAGAAAGCGGACGGCCTCGGATGAAGTCAGGGATAGAGCAATTGACCGGAGGCAGAAACGGATGATCAAGAACAGAGAGTCTGCTGCACGTTCCCGTGCCAGGAAGCAGGTTTGTGGGGTATCCTTCTGGGTGGTTATGGTTTCAGTTTTCTCCTCCTCGTTCACATTTTATGAAGTTTTGGGCTTTGTTCTCCAGGCTTATACGAGTCAGCTGGAGGGAGAAGTTTCGCAATTGAAGGATGTGAATACGAGGCTTAAAAAGGAGAAAGTAAGTGTCACCTTGAAGGCTATATTATTGCATTTCAGTTGGTTTTCTTCAACCCATGCACGCCTTATATGATTCGTAAATGCTGGGTTGCACGATGAGCCGAAAGGACAGATGATAGCCTGACAGTAGTTTCTTTAGCCGCAAGCTTTGGGAGGAATGCTCCTTTGTATACAAATTACAACATACTTCACATGCAGAACACATACTAGTTTTAAAAgacaatgtaaatcatgtaAGCCAGCAAAAACTTGCTAAACAgatcaaatatgtaaaattgtGGGGGCGTTCATGAAGTAGGCCTGTACAGCAGGACCAGTAGCGGATGCAAAAGTGCAATAAATCAGAAGGATGAATGTCTGGGAAAGGACAGAGGTAGAAGACCACTCCCCTTCTCTCTGCGTTTACCATGTTGTTCGTTCTACAACATTTCTTTCTCCTGTGGAAGCCCTAGGGTTTTCTCATGTCCTTGATCTGGTTTCAGAATCGAGTGGCACGATTTTCTCTAATTTCTGGTGGGAAGCCAAGGGAAATGCCTGAAACGTGTGGTCAGACATGATTtctgtttatttgtttttcaccTTTTCTAATCTAAGGTCTATATTGTGGAGCCACAGCACTGAAATGATTTCCACAACTGCAGGTTTGgttggttttaagtttttagCTGCACCATATGGTCTGTCATTTGTAAATTTGTTATTCAGCATGATAATTTTCTTGTCAGAATCCTATCTCATTCTCAGCTGATGATTCTGGAGAATGGCCGGTTCAGTGCAGTAGGTTTTCTATGAGGATTTCACTTATTGGTCACTATAAGTCCAATGAAATTGGTCAGTTATTTTGACTGTGGTTGGGAGGGATGTTTCCTGGTAGAGAATATTGTGATAATCAATAAGAACACATGACCGAAAGATCATAAACACATTGAAAATTCCTAAGTTCAGATAGGAAATGTGTGTCTGTAGGCAGCTAGATTTCCTAACATTCTTTTAGCTCATATAATTAAGTCTACTTTGCTGTAAGTGTGTTTTTAGGCATTTGGCTTGCTTCCCAGTTCTAGATGCTGGGTGATGTAGCAGTGGACTGCAACTGCTGTTGTCTGGATAGATGGTCAAACCT
Above is a window of Nymphaea colorata isolate Beijing-Zhang1983 chromosome 8, ASM883128v2, whole genome shotgun sequence DNA encoding:
- the LOC116258901 gene encoding ABSCISIC ACID-INSENSITIVE 5-like protein 2, with the translated sequence MGETTMTSTNGGQGPLTRQGSLYNLTLDEVQNHLGELGKPLMSMNLEEFLRTITSAEESLGANAVDAADPAQFISSTAVSEIQRQPSFLLNQDLGNKTVDDIWREIQQVQGKIPPEEGKVQRQPTLGEMTLEDFLFRAGALSQNSDPSLAPPAMPLMPVEVMPVPQQDWIEYQLANATAVAASCSSSAPPPPHQNLTGMYMPGFGVGVSSPVLDVGYMENPMTASSPLMAMPLENVDRKRTASDEVRDRAIDRRQKRMIKNRESAARSRARKQAYTSQLEGEVSQLKDVNTRLKKEKELDNILSTQISAPRYQLRRTNSAPV